The following are encoded in a window of Osmerus eperlanus unplaced genomic scaffold, fOsmEpe2.1 SCAFFOLD_130, whole genome shotgun sequence genomic DNA:
- the ptger4c gene encoding prostaglandin E receptor 4 (subtype EP4) c, whose amino-acid sequence MSGHLPTLFLSQNHSGVFPPLKLEFRSLVTSATMFAVGVLGNLIAIVVLCISKKEQKETTFYTLVCGMAITDLLGTCFTSPVVIATYVANKWPGGALLCHFFSFSMLFFASAGMSILCAMAVERYLAINHAYLYSRYVDRTMARFALMGTYLANLVLCILPSFGFGQHVRHFPGTWCFVDWRATDPVSASYVFLYGGVMLLLIAVTVLCNFAVCRSLVGMSQKTRTVRAEVSAQGGSRRRFPRLPSVTVSSAAETQMFWLLILMTFVFLVCSIPLVVRIFVNQLGSALVSADGSVEYRQDLVAIRFASFNPILDPWVYILCRKNLLVKGCERVKRAAGGRGGGAGGHGASWAGGRSTPPSSDHSNETSYASLHTSNNRNHPPARSFTDFTLRQAWDQDTARAGFHPFSVEQDVGGGFGAGGRPEGGLAGGPAGGPEGGPEGGPEGFPRGRGGEAQLHVTCTYSTPRSPSERAEVSAEGSTASENCCCC is encoded by the exons ATGTCAGGGCACCTGCCGACTCTCTTCCTCAGCCAGAATCACAGCGGCGTGTTCCCGCCTCTGAAGCTGGAGTTCCGGTCCCTGGTCACCTCCGCCACAATGTTCGCCGTTGGGGTTCTGGGAAACCTGATCGCCATAGTGGTACTCTGTATCTCCAAGAAGGAACAGAAGGAGACCACCTTCTACACGCTGGTCTGCGGAATGGCCATCACGGACCTGCTGGGCACCTGCTTCACGAGCCCCGTGGTCATCGCTACTTACGTTGCCAACAAGTGGCCGGGGGGCGCGCTCCTCTGCCACTTCTTCTCGTTCTCTATGCTCTTCTTTGCTTCGGCGGGGATGTCTATTCTCTGCGCTATGGCTGTGGAACGCTATCTGGCCATAAATCACGCCTATCTTTACTCACGGTACGTGGACCGGACCATGGCGCGGTTCGCGCTCATGGGCACGTACCTTGCCAACCTCGTACTGTGTATCCTGCCCAGCTTCGGCTTTGGGCAGCACGTGAGGCACTTCCCCGGCACTTGGTGCTTCGTGGATTGGAGAGCCACGGATCCGGTGTCCGCCTCCTACGTGTTCCTGTACGGCGGGGTGATGCTGTTGCTGATCGCCGTGACCGTCCTCTGCAACTTTGCGGTGTGCCGATCGCTCGTGGGGATGAGCCAGAAGACGCGCACGGTGAGGGCGGAGGTGTCGGCGCAGGGCGGCTCGCGGCGCCGGTTCCCTAGGCTGCCCTCGGTTACCGTATCCTCCGCAGCGGAGACCCAGATGTTTTGGCTACTCATCCTGATGACCTTCGTCTTCCTCGTGTGCTCCATCCCGTTAGTG GTGAGAATCTTCGTGAACCAGCTCGGCTCGGCTCTAGTCTCCGCAGACGGGAGCGTGGAGTACCGGCAGGACCTGGTGGCCATCCGCTTCGCCTCCTTCAACCCCATCCTGGACCCCTGGGTCTATATCTTGTGTCGGAAGAACCTGCTGGTGAAGGGGTGCGAGCGAGTGAAGAGGGccgcgggggggcggggcgggggggcaggcGGACACGGCGCCAGCTGGGCGGGGGGGCGGAGCACACCACCATCGTCCGACCACAGCAACGAGACGAGCTACGCGTCGCTACACACAAGCAACAACCGCAACCACCCTCCCGCCAGGTCGTTTACAGACTTCACCCTGAGGCAGGCCTGGGACCAGGACACGGCACGAGCCGGCTTCCACCCTTTTAGCGTGGAGCAGGATGTGGGCGGAGGCttcggggcgggggggaggccGGAGGGGGGGCTGGCGGGGGGGCCGGCGGGGGGGCCGGAGGGGGGGCCGGAGGGGGGGCCGGAGGGTTTCCCTCGGGGGCGTGGCGGCGAGGCGCAGCTTCACGTCACCTGCACCTACAGCACACCTAGATCCCCGTCCGAGAGGGCTGAGGTCAGCGCTGAGGGCAGCACCGCCTCGGaaaactgttgttgttgttga
- the LOC134016540 gene encoding artemin-like: MIFRNPYVLEEQESHPGGHRSARLPQSFPPSPATPAEPPKKKKKRKQNEKAREGVGKEREKGKGKGKKGSPRQSSRDCHLEKREMRVRDLGLGFDSDEIVLFKFCVGSCRASRTNYDLALRALLENGSLPRRTVRKVTSQPCCRPHKYEPVSFMDAHTTWRTIESLSAASCMCMG, translated from the exons ATGATATTCAGAA aCCCCTATGTgttagaggagcaggagagccaTCCAGGGGGTCACAGGTCAGCTCGCCTCCCCcagtccttccccccctcccccgccacgCCCGCGGAACCGcccaagaagaaaaagaagagaaaacaaAATGAGAAAGCTAGAGAGGGCGTAggaaaagagcgagagaaagggaaggggaAAGGGAAGAAGGGGTCTCCCAGGCAGAGCAGCAGGGACTGCCatctggagaagagagagatgcggGTCAGAGACCTGGGGCTGGGCTTCGACTCGGACGAGATTGTCCTCTTCAAGTTCTGTGTGGGTTCCTGCCGGGCCTCCAGAACCAACTACGACCTGGCCCTCCGGGCTCTGCTGGAGAACGGGTCTCTGCCTCGACGGACGGTGCGGAAGGTCACCAGCCAGCCCTGCTGTCGGCCCCACAAATACGAACCTGTGTCCTTCATGGACGCACACACCACCTGGAGAACCATCGAATCACTATCCGCAGCCAGCTGCATGTGCatgggctga